A window from Triticum aestivum cultivar Chinese Spring chromosome 6D, IWGSC CS RefSeq v2.1, whole genome shotgun sequence encodes these proteins:
- the LOC123141116 gene encoding tryptamine 5-hydroxylase, with the protein MEMELNLVSYVSIALFVLSGAYVYRTTRSRSPRQRLPPAPPGWPVIGHLHLLTDMPHHALAELAKTMRAPLLRLRLGSVPAVVISKPDLARAALTSNDAAMASRPHLLSGQFLSFGCSDVTFAPAGPYHRMARRVVVSELLSARRVATYGSVRGKELRRLLAHLTKNTAPDTPVDLSECFLNLANDVLCRVAFGRRFPHGKDDKLAAVLAEAQDLFAGFTVGDFFPELEPFASTVTGLRRRLKSCLADLREVCDDIVEEHVSGKHQRLPGDRDEDFVDVLLRVQKSPDLEVPLTDDNLKALVLDMFVAGTDTTFATLEWVMTELVRHPRILQKAQEEVRRVVGAKGRVEESDLAELHYMRAIIKETFRLHPAVPLLVPRETVAACTLGGYDIPAKTRVFINTFAMGRDPEIWEDPLEYSPERFEVAGAGGEIDLKDPDYKLLPFGGGRRGCPGYTFALATVQVSLASLLYHFEWALPAGVRAEDVSVEETFGLATRKKEPLFVAVRKSDVYQFKGEELNEV; encoded by the exons ATGGAAATGGAGCTCAACCTAGTCTCGTACGTGTCCATCGCCCTGTTCGTCCTCTCGGGCGCGTACGTCTACCGCACGACGCGGAGCCGGTCGCCGAGGCAGCggctcccgccggcgccgcccgggTGGCCCGTGATCGGCCACCTCCACCTGCTGACAGACATGCCGCACCACGCGCTGGCGGAGCTGGCCAAGACTATGCGCGCCCCGCTGCTCCGGCTCCGGCTCGGGAGCGTCCCGGCCGTGGTGATCTCCAAGCCCGACCTGGCCCGCGCCGCGCTCACCAGCAACGACGCGGCCATGGCGTCCCGCCCGCACCTCCTCTCCGGCCAGTTCCTCTCGTTCGGGTGCTCCGACGTCACGTTCGCCCCCGCGGGGCCGTACCACCGCATGGCGCGTCGGGTGGTCGTCTCCGAGCTCCTCTCGGCGCGCCGCGTCGCCACCTACGGCAGCGTCCGGGGCAAGGAGCTCCGCCGCCTGCTCGCACACCTCACCAAGAACACCGCGCCTGACACCCCCGTCGACCTCAGCGAGTGCTTCCTCAACCTCGCCAACGACGTGCTCTGCCGCGTGGCCTTCGGCCGCCGCTTCCCGCACGGCAAGGACGACAAGCTCGCCGCGGTGCTCGCCGAGGCCCAGGACCTGTTCGCCGGGTTCACCGTCGGGGACTTCTTCCCGGAGCTCGAGCCCTTCGCGAGCACCGTCACGGGCCTCCGCCGCCGGCTGaagagctgcctcgccgacctccgCGAGGTCTGCGACGACATCGTCGAGGAGCACGTGAGCGGCAAGCACCAGCGCCTCCCCGGCGACCGCGACGAGGACTTCGTAGACGTGCTCCTCCGCGTCCAGAAGTCGCCCGACCTCGAGGTCCCGCTCACCGACGACAACCTCAAGGCCCTCGTCCTG GACATGTTCGTCGCCGGCACGGACACGACGTTCGCGACGCTGGAGTGGGTGATGACGGAGCTGGTGCGCCACCCGCGCATCCTTCAAAAGGCGCAGGAGGAGGTCCGGCGGGTGGTAGGCGCCAAGGGGCGGGTGGAGGAGTCGGACCTGGCGGAGCTCCACTACATGCGCGCCATCATCAAGGAGACCTTCCGGCTGCACCCGGCGGTGCCGCTGCTCGTGCCGCGGGAGACCGTGGCCGCGTGCACGCTGGGCGGCTACGACATCCCGGCCAAGACCCGCGTCTTCATCAACACCTTCGCCATGGGCCGGGACCCGGAGATCTGGGAGGACCCGCTGGAGTACTCGCCGGAGCGGTTCGAGGtggccggcgccggcggcgagaTCGACCTCAAGGACCCGGACTACAAGCTGCTGCCGTTCGGCGGCGGGCGGAGGGGGTGCCCGGGGTACACGTTCGCGCTGGCCACCGTGCAGGTGTCGCTGGCCAGCCTGCTGTACCACTTCGAGTGGGCGCTGCCGGCCGGCGTGCGCGCCGAggacgtgagcgtggaggagaccTTCGGGCTGGCCACCAGGAAGAAGGAGCCGCTCTTCGTCGCCGTCAGGAAGAGCGACGTGTACCAGTTCAAGGGGGAGGAGCTCAACGAGGTTTAA